The proteins below come from a single Ruegeria sp. SCSIO 43209 genomic window:
- a CDS encoding LacI family DNA-binding transcriptional regulator has protein sequence MNLKQLSEILGLSQTTVSRALNGYPEVSEGTRIRVQAAANKHGYRPNSRAKGLATGRSMVIGHVIPTSSRHEMVNPIFGDFVAGAAKTYAANNYDMMFTHAPDTSIEESYRSLFNRGVVDGVVLQGPKVREPRISVLSRLGVPFIVHGRSTYAKEPYDWIDVNNQRSFERATRFLIDLGHRRIALINGLEEMDFARRRRNGYLAALKEAGIAPDPNLLRSAEMTEIYGHQTACDMLKLDDPPTAILASSIISAVGVRRALEESGLKMGRDISVIAHDDELSYMRNGMDVPIFTATRSSVRHAGELAAEMLIERINAPDDPPKTRLLEAELVVGSSTGPAPQRM, from the coding sequence ATGAACCTAAAGCAACTCTCTGAGATCCTCGGCCTTTCACAAACAACTGTCAGCCGCGCGCTGAACGGTTACCCGGAGGTCAGCGAAGGGACGCGCATCCGGGTTCAGGCTGCCGCGAACAAGCATGGTTACCGCCCCAACAGCCGCGCCAAGGGGCTGGCGACAGGGCGGTCTATGGTCATCGGCCATGTGATTCCCACCTCGTCCCGGCACGAAATGGTCAATCCGATTTTCGGAGATTTTGTGGCAGGCGCAGCCAAAACCTATGCGGCGAACAATTATGACATGATGTTCACGCACGCGCCGGACACATCAATTGAAGAATCCTATCGCAGCCTGTTCAATCGGGGTGTCGTAGACGGCGTGGTCCTGCAAGGCCCCAAGGTACGAGAGCCGCGCATCTCCGTGTTATCGCGCCTCGGCGTACCCTTCATTGTTCATGGCCGGTCGACCTACGCCAAAGAGCCATATGATTGGATCGATGTGAACAATCAGCGTTCATTCGAACGCGCTACTCGGTTTTTGATCGATCTGGGCCATCGGCGCATCGCCTTGATCAACGGGCTCGAGGAAATGGATTTCGCGCGTCGGCGGAGGAACGGCTATCTGGCGGCGCTCAAAGAAGCCGGGATCGCGCCTGATCCAAACCTACTGCGCAGCGCTGAGATGACCGAGATTTATGGGCATCAGACAGCCTGCGACATGCTGAAGCTCGACGACCCGCCAACAGCAATTTTGGCCTCTTCGATTATCTCTGCGGTTGGAGTCCGGCGCGCACTGGAAGAAAGCGGCCTGAAAATGGGGCGCGATATCTCGGTGATCGCTCATGATGACGAGTTGTCATACATGCGCAATGGTATGGATGTTCCAATTTTCACCGCAACGCGCTCGTCGGTCAGACACGCGGGCGAGTTGGCTGCCGAAATGCTGATCGAGCGGATCAACGCTCCGGATGACCCACCCAAAACGCGCTTGCTGGAGGCTGAACTTGTCGTCGGCAGCTCGACGGGGCCAGCCCCACAAAGGATGTGA
- a CDS encoding di-heme oxidoredictase family protein: MAALTATSSQATELRDPHLNFLPRTAEERARIDAVTATPDDFSVPQRFEELSAGAATVRARTDADAFSQPSANLSFEQELDFKVGNGFFKKIWVSSPSSTLASDGLGPLYNARSCQRCHIKDGRGHTPNGPDDNAVSMFLRVSVPGKPEGAPAEIEDYIATLPDPSYGTQLQDFALAGHPAEYRLDITYEEVPVALSDGETASLRRPSYKAADLGYGPLHPDAMLSPRVAPQMIGLGLLESIPVEDLLAKADPDDEDGDGISGRPNIVWSTEFGEPMMGRFGHKAGMPTVMEQSAAAFAGDIGISSPLYPAPYGDCTELQANCIDAPHGDNDARGFEIDAIGMDLVAFYSRNLGVPARRDTDDPEVLRGKEVFLASGCASCHTPAYVTHRMPDRPEQSFQLIWPYTDLLLHDMGEGLADNRPEARATGREWRTPPLWGIGLTQRVSGHTQFLHDGRARSLLEAILWHGGEAQAARDTVVSMPKADRDALIRFLGSL; the protein is encoded by the coding sequence GTGGCCGCACTCACGGCCACCTCTTCCCAAGCCACCGAGCTGCGAGACCCTCATCTAAATTTCCTTCCAAGAACAGCCGAAGAACGCGCCCGGATCGACGCTGTCACAGCAACGCCGGACGACTTCAGTGTGCCGCAACGGTTCGAAGAACTGTCCGCTGGTGCTGCGACCGTGCGGGCGCGCACTGATGCGGACGCGTTTTCTCAGCCCTCCGCCAATTTAAGCTTCGAACAGGAGCTGGACTTCAAAGTCGGCAACGGGTTTTTCAAAAAGATCTGGGTCTCGTCTCCGTCGTCCACTCTGGCTTCGGACGGTTTGGGTCCGCTATACAACGCCCGCTCGTGTCAGCGCTGTCACATCAAGGACGGGCGCGGTCATACGCCTAACGGCCCGGATGACAATGCCGTCTCGATGTTCCTGAGAGTTTCGGTTCCCGGCAAGCCAGAGGGCGCGCCTGCCGAGATCGAAGACTATATCGCCACCCTGCCTGATCCGAGTTATGGCACTCAACTGCAGGATTTCGCTCTGGCAGGCCATCCCGCAGAATATCGGCTGGACATCACGTATGAGGAAGTCCCCGTCGCGCTGTCCGACGGCGAAACGGCCTCGCTCCGCCGCCCCAGCTATAAGGCCGCCGATTTGGGCTATGGCCCGCTGCACCCGGACGCGATGCTTAGCCCTCGAGTTGCGCCGCAGATGATCGGACTGGGGTTGCTGGAATCAATTCCGGTTGAGGACTTGCTGGCCAAAGCCGATCCTGATGACGAAGACGGCGATGGCATCTCGGGCCGTCCGAACATCGTATGGTCGACGGAATTTGGCGAACCAATGATGGGCCGCTTTGGTCACAAGGCCGGGATGCCCACGGTGATGGAGCAATCGGCGGCGGCCTTCGCAGGTGATATCGGCATATCAAGTCCGCTTTACCCCGCGCCGTACGGCGATTGCACCGAATTACAGGCCAACTGCATCGATGCACCGCACGGAGACAACGATGCGCGGGGATTCGAGATTGACGCGATTGGCATGGACCTCGTCGCCTTCTACAGCCGCAATCTCGGTGTTCCGGCGCGCCGAGACACCGATGACCCTGAAGTGCTGCGCGGGAAAGAAGTGTTTCTTGCCTCGGGCTGCGCATCCTGCCACACGCCTGCATATGTCACCCACAGGATGCCCGATAGGCCCGAACAGAGCTTCCAGCTTATCTGGCCCTATACCGACCTGCTGTTGCACGATATGGGCGAGGGTCTGGCCGATAACCGCCCCGAGGCCCGCGCAACGGGCCGCGAATGGCGCACGCCGCCTTTGTGGGGCATCGGCCTGACCCAGCGCGTCTCGGGCCACACCCAATTCCTGCACGATGGTCGCGCGCGATCCCTGCTTGAAGCCATCCTTTGGCATGGTGGCGAGGCGCAGGCCGCCCGCGACACGGTTGTTTCAATGCCTAAAGCCGACCGCGACGCCCTGATCCGCTTTCTTGGGAGCCTCTGA
- a CDS encoding carbohydrate ABC transporter permease: MSDIAGTRPALRWVVHASVVLLVVLWVFPTLGLLISSFRTADQISSSGWWRALFPSEQNLTLRAAAPETQVLQDGLYVIEGNIFDGDRASDISRWGVNSRAIDAFAPGETAELRRGGTITVQANGDYRMENAEEFSGKRGPRVFVTTTLPPEFTLENYAHVLFNESSSDSMGKAFFNTLTVTIPATIIPILVAAFAAYALAWMDFPGRALLIAAVVGLLVVPLQLALIPLLKLHLNIGIGKGYLGVWMAHTGFGMPLAIYLLRNYMAGLPRDLIENARVDGATEFQIFTKLILPLSFPALASFAIFQFLWTWNDLLVAKVFLIDASGQTTVMTNRIVELLGTRGGNWEILATAAFVSIAVPLAVFFAMQKYLVRGLLAGSVK, translated from the coding sequence ATGAGCGATATTGCAGGAACCCGCCCAGCCCTAAGATGGGTCGTTCACGCCTCGGTCGTGCTGCTTGTGGTGCTTTGGGTTTTCCCAACACTCGGTTTGTTGATCTCGTCATTCAGAACAGCGGACCAGATATCCAGCAGCGGCTGGTGGCGGGCGCTCTTCCCGTCGGAACAAAACCTGACTCTGCGCGCGGCGGCACCTGAAACACAAGTTTTGCAGGATGGTCTCTATGTGATCGAAGGCAATATCTTCGATGGTGATCGGGCCTCGGACATTTCGCGATGGGGTGTGAATTCCCGTGCGATTGATGCCTTTGCTCCGGGCGAAACGGCTGAGCTTCGTCGTGGCGGGACGATCACGGTTCAGGCCAACGGTGACTATCGGATGGAAAACGCAGAAGAGTTTTCGGGCAAGCGCGGCCCTCGCGTGTTTGTGACGACTACTCTGCCGCCTGAATTCACCTTGGAAAACTATGCCCATGTTCTCTTCAACGAAAGCAGTTCCGACAGTATGGGCAAGGCGTTCTTCAATACCCTGACGGTGACGATCCCGGCGACGATTATCCCGATTCTTGTCGCAGCATTTGCGGCTTACGCGCTGGCATGGATGGATTTCCCGGGGCGTGCCCTGCTGATCGCTGCGGTGGTTGGCCTATTGGTGGTGCCATTGCAGCTGGCGCTGATCCCGTTGTTGAAACTGCATCTCAATATCGGGATCGGCAAAGGATACCTGGGGGTCTGGATGGCCCATACCGGGTTCGGGATGCCATTGGCGATCTACCTATTGCGTAACTACATGGCCGGGCTGCCTCGTGACCTGATTGAGAACGCCCGGGTAGATGGCGCAACCGAGTTTCAGATTTTTACCAAGTTGATCCTGCCGCTTAGCTTTCCGGCACTGGCATCCTTTGCGATCTTCCAGTTCCTTTGGACATGGAACGATCTGTTGGTTGCCAAAGTCTTCCTGATCGATGCCAGCGGCCAGACAACGGTAATGACCAACCGTATCGTCGAACTGCTGGGTACGCGGGGCGGTAACTGGGAAATCTTGGCCACGGCGGCGTTTGTCTCAATCGCGGTGCCGTTGGCAGTCTTCTTTGCAATGCAGAAATATCTGGTTCGCGGCTTGCTGGCCGGTTCCGTAAAATAA
- a CDS encoding ABC transporter substrate-binding protein, whose translation MRHALYSGAAAIALLAGSVQAQDLVFAPGEGPFNWDSYNAWAESAPDLSGQTVTIFGPWLTPEDGYFNNMIAYFEEATGADVIYTGSDSFEQQIVIDAEAGSAPNIAVFPQPGLAAIMASKGQLTPLGEDMAAWVGDNYAAGDSWVDLGTYKDADGNDQMYGFFYNVNVKSLVWYNPENFEDAGYEVPTTMEELKALTEQIVADGETPWCIGLGSGAATGWPATDWVEDMMLRTQPPEVYDQWVTNEIPFDDPRVIAAIEEFGWFARDDAKVSGGSDAVASTDFRDSPKGMFSSPPQCYMHRQASFVPAFFPEDVEFGLDADFFYMPSFADKDLGNPVLGGGTLMAVSNPSDATSAFMEFLKQPIAHEVMMAQTGFLTPHKGVNTEAYKDDTLRGLGDILLGATTFRFDGSDLMPGAVGAGTFWTGMVDYTGGKSAEEVTGEIQSSWDAIK comes from the coding sequence ATGAGACACGCACTTTATTCGGGTGCGGCGGCGATCGCTCTGCTGGCCGGGTCGGTTCAAGCACAAGATTTGGTCTTCGCGCCGGGCGAGGGGCCGTTCAACTGGGACAGCTATAATGCCTGGGCCGAAAGCGCCCCGGATCTGAGCGGTCAGACGGTCACGATTTTTGGTCCGTGGCTGACCCCGGAGGACGGTTACTTCAACAACATGATTGCCTATTTCGAAGAGGCGACTGGCGCAGATGTGATCTATACCGGTTCCGACAGTTTCGAGCAGCAGATCGTTATCGATGCCGAGGCAGGATCAGCCCCCAATATAGCGGTCTTCCCGCAACCTGGTCTGGCGGCGATAATGGCATCCAAAGGGCAGCTGACGCCGCTGGGTGAAGATATGGCGGCCTGGGTTGGTGATAATTATGCGGCTGGCGATTCCTGGGTTGATCTTGGCACTTACAAAGACGCTGACGGCAATGACCAGATGTATGGCTTCTTCTACAATGTGAACGTCAAGTCTCTGGTCTGGTATAACCCGGAAAACTTCGAGGATGCCGGATACGAAGTGCCGACGACAATGGAAGAACTGAAGGCCCTGACCGAGCAGATCGTCGCCGATGGCGAAACCCCGTGGTGCATTGGCCTGGGATCGGGTGCCGCCACCGGTTGGCCCGCGACCGACTGGGTTGAAGACATGATGCTGCGGACTCAGCCGCCCGAGGTTTACGACCAGTGGGTGACAAACGAGATCCCATTTGACGATCCGCGCGTTATCGCCGCAATCGAAGAGTTTGGCTGGTTCGCGCGTGATGACGCCAAGGTCTCGGGTGGGTCAGATGCTGTCGCCTCGACTGACTTCCGCGACAGTCCCAAGGGTATGTTCTCATCGCCGCCCCAGTGCTACATGCACCGTCAGGCGTCCTTTGTTCCGGCCTTCTTCCCCGAAGATGTCGAGTTCGGCCTGGATGCAGATTTCTTTTACATGCCGTCTTTCGCAGACAAGGACTTGGGTAACCCGGTTCTGGGTGGCGGTACTCTGATGGCGGTAAGCAATCCATCGGATGCGACCAGCGCGTTCATGGAGTTCCTCAAGCAGCCGATTGCACATGAAGTCATGATGGCACAAACCGGATTCCTGACCCCGCATAAGGGCGTGAACACCGAAGCCTATAAGGATGATACTCTGCGCGGTCTGGGTGACATTCTACTGGGCGCGACCACCTTCCGCTTCGACGGCTCGGACCTAATGCCGGGCGCCGTGGGTGCGGGTACGTTCTGGACCGGCATGGTTGACTATACTGGCGGGAAATCCGCCGAAGAAGTCACCGGCGAAATCCAGTCATCTTGGGACGCAATCAAGTAA
- a CDS encoding carbohydrate ABC transporter permease, with translation MNPAIQGLLTIVIGVSGCVGYFYLSNQFLDKVLFPARGPNAGRNINRANMIRPWLFLLPAILALGVYLAYPVFETLRLSLTDRVAGGGYEWAGFDNYTQMVAEPKFWEAMRNNMLWLIVVPAMSTAFGLLVAQLTDRIRWGNVAKSLIFMPMAISFVGASVIWKLVYDARPADQDQIGVLNAIYIFFGGTETHTWLTLPFWNNFFLMIVLVWIQTGFAMVILSAALRGIPEETIEAAILDGANPFQIFFKIKVPQIKTTIMVVWTTITIVVLKVFDIVFAMTNGQWETQVLANYMYDKMFRANDWGVGSASAMVIMLLVTPILIWNVRNARKEMQ, from the coding sequence ATGAATCCGGCAATTCAGGGCCTGCTAACAATCGTAATCGGTGTGTCGGGATGCGTGGGCTATTTCTACCTGTCCAACCAATTTCTGGATAAAGTCCTGTTCCCTGCGCGTGGACCGAACGCGGGTCGCAATATCAACCGCGCGAATATGATCCGGCCCTGGCTGTTTCTGCTTCCCGCGATCCTCGCCCTTGGGGTCTATCTTGCCTATCCGGTGTTTGAGACGCTGCGCCTATCGCTGACTGATCGGGTCGCCGGTGGTGGATATGAATGGGCGGGTTTTGACAACTATACCCAGATGGTAGCCGAGCCGAAATTCTGGGAGGCGATGCGCAACAACATGCTTTGGCTGATTGTTGTACCTGCCATGTCCACCGCATTTGGCCTGCTCGTGGCGCAGCTAACGGATCGCATCCGCTGGGGTAACGTCGCCAAGTCGCTGATCTTTATGCCGATGGCGATTTCTTTCGTTGGCGCCTCGGTAATCTGGAAACTGGTCTATGATGCACGTCCGGCCGATCAGGATCAGATCGGCGTCCTGAACGCGATCTACATCTTCTTTGGTGGAACCGAAACGCACACCTGGCTGACCCTGCCTTTCTGGAACAATTTCTTCCTGATGATCGTGCTGGTCTGGATACAAACCGGCTTTGCCATGGTCATTCTGTCCGCCGCGCTGCGCGGCATCCCGGAAGAGACCATCGAGGCGGCCATTCTGGACGGGGCCAATCCGTTCCAGATTTTCTTCAAGATCAAAGTGCCGCAGATCAAAACCACGATCATGGTGGTCTGGACCACCATCACCATCGTGGTCCTCAAGGTCTTTGACATCGTTTTTGCGATGACCAACGGCCAGTGGGAGACCCAGGTTCTGGCCAATTACATGTACGACAAGATGTTCCGCGCCAATGACTGGGGCGTGGGATCGGCATCCGCCATGGTGATCATGTTGCTGGTGACGCCGATCCTGATCTGGAACGTGCGCAATGCGCGCAAAGAAATGCAGTAG
- the bfr gene encoding bacterioferritin, translated as MKGDPKVIEYLNKSLRHELTAVSQYWLHYRLQEDWGLGHMAKKSREESIEEMGHADKLIERIIFLEGHPNLQKLDPLRIGQTPKETLECDLAAEQDARALYVEAREYCREAGDYVSMGLFEELISDEEGHIDFLETQLDLYERIGEANYAQLNASKMDEGE; from the coding sequence ATGAAGGGCGATCCCAAGGTCATAGAATACCTCAACAAATCTCTGCGGCATGAACTGACGGCGGTCAGCCAATACTGGCTACATTACCGCCTGCAAGAGGATTGGGGGCTTGGCCATATGGCCAAGAAAAGCCGTGAGGAATCCATCGAGGAGATGGGCCATGCAGACAAGCTGATCGAGCGGATCATCTTTCTGGAGGGCCACCCCAACCTGCAGAAACTTGACCCACTCCGCATCGGGCAGACCCCGAAAGAAACACTGGAATGCGATCTAGCCGCCGAACAAGACGCGCGGGCGCTTTATGTCGAAGCGCGGGAATACTGCCGCGAGGCCGGCGACTATGTGTCCATGGGCCTGTTCGAAGAATTAATCAGCGACGAAGAAGGACATATCGACTTCCTCGAAACGCAGCTCGACCTTTATGAAAGGATTGGCGAAGCCAATTATGCGCAACTTAACGCATCCAAGATGGACGAAGGCGAGTAA
- a CDS encoding DUF2796 domain-containing protein codes for MKRAAVVLALIPAALMAQAETAIEAHTHGAGHMAISFVETGFSLTLEVPGVDIVGFEHTAENEDERADVAVAISDLSKPLEIFEVPPEAGCVTATANVALVGDVFVQDEGQVSDNAAHHTEFQADYLVQCQEPSLVTSIQFTYFERFARAERLFVELTSSSATQNLTVERQTPHLKVPN; via the coding sequence ATGAAACGCGCGGCCGTTGTTCTTGCGCTAATACCAGCCGCGCTGATGGCGCAGGCAGAGACCGCCATCGAAGCGCATACTCATGGCGCGGGTCATATGGCAATTTCATTTGTTGAAACCGGATTTAGCCTGACGCTTGAAGTGCCAGGCGTAGATATTGTTGGGTTCGAGCACACTGCCGAGAACGAAGATGAGAGGGCGGATGTTGCCGTCGCAATCTCGGACCTTTCTAAACCGCTTGAGATCTTTGAGGTGCCGCCTGAAGCGGGGTGTGTGACTGCAACGGCCAATGTCGCGCTTGTTGGTGATGTCTTCGTTCAGGATGAGGGGCAAGTCAGCGATAATGCCGCGCATCACACCGAATTTCAGGCCGACTATCTGGTGCAGTGTCAGGAGCCGTCGTTAGTGACTTCAATCCAGTTCACCTATTTCGAACGGTTTGCGCGCGCCGAGCGCTTGTTTGTTGAGCTGACATCATCCTCGGCCACACAGAACCTTACGGTGGAACGCCAAACACCACATTTGAAGGTGCCAAACTGA
- a CDS encoding GH1 family beta-glucosidase: MKYKRADFPPDFQFGVATSAYQIEGHANGGAGQTHWDSFAATPGNVANAENGDLACDHYNRFEQDLDLIRGAGFDCYRFSTSWARVLPEGRGPINQQGLDFYDRLTDALLKRGIKPCATLYHWELPSPLADLGGWRNRDIANWFADFTEIIMGRIGDRMFSVAPVNEPWCVSWLSHFEGQHAPGLRDIRATARAMHHVLLAHGRAIETMRGLGMSNLGAVFNLEWAEPADDSSEAQTAAALYDGIYNRFFLGGAFKKSYPQNVLEGLEPHLPDKWQDDFDTIAAPVDWCGLNYYTRKLITRADTSWPSLTDVPGPLPKTQMGWEIDPAALSRFLIRTAQEYTGDLPIYVTENGMASAERQNDADRIDYLNQHLAEVCNALDHGVPIKGYFIWSLLDNYEWALGYEKRFGLVDVDFETLERRPKDSYRALQAALVRDQSG; encoded by the coding sequence ATGAAGTACAAACGCGCAGATTTCCCGCCAGATTTTCAGTTTGGCGTGGCGACGTCGGCCTATCAGATCGAGGGACACGCCAATGGGGGCGCAGGCCAGACCCATTGGGACAGTTTCGCTGCAACTCCAGGTAACGTCGCCAATGCGGAAAACGGAGATTTGGCCTGCGATCACTATAACCGGTTCGAACAGGATCTGGATCTGATCCGGGGCGCCGGCTTCGACTGTTACCGGTTTTCAACCAGTTGGGCGCGCGTGCTGCCCGAAGGACGCGGACCGATCAATCAGCAAGGCTTGGATTTCTATGATCGCCTGACCGATGCGCTGCTTAAACGCGGCATCAAACCCTGCGCAACGCTGTATCACTGGGAACTCCCGTCACCGCTCGCCGATCTGGGCGGTTGGCGAAACCGGGATATCGCGAATTGGTTTGCAGACTTCACCGAGATCATCATGGGCCGCATAGGCGATCGGATGTTCAGCGTCGCACCTGTCAACGAGCCTTGGTGCGTAAGCTGGCTGAGCCATTTCGAAGGCCAACATGCCCCCGGCTTGCGCGACATCCGGGCGACCGCACGCGCGATGCACCACGTGCTGCTGGCCCATGGTCGCGCAATCGAAACTATGCGCGGATTGGGCATGTCGAACCTTGGCGCAGTGTTCAACCTTGAATGGGCGGAACCTGCTGACGACAGTAGCGAAGCACAAACCGCTGCAGCGCTATATGACGGGATCTACAACCGCTTTTTCCTGGGCGGCGCTTTCAAGAAATCCTACCCTCAGAATGTTCTGGAAGGATTGGAGCCGCATCTGCCGGACAAGTGGCAGGATGATTTCGACACTATAGCTGCACCTGTCGATTGGTGTGGGCTCAATTACTATACGCGCAAGTTGATAACGCGCGCAGATACGTCTTGGCCTTCCTTGACCGACGTCCCTGGCCCCTTGCCAAAAACGCAAATGGGGTGGGAAATTGATCCGGCAGCCCTGTCCCGTTTCCTGATCCGGACCGCGCAAGAGTATACTGGGGACCTGCCTATCTACGTGACCGAAAATGGCATGGCGAGCGCAGAACGTCAAAACGACGCTGACAGAATTGACTACTTGAACCAGCATCTTGCCGAAGTGTGTAATGCCCTGGACCACGGCGTTCCGATCAAGGGATATTTCATCTGGTCCCTTCTCGACAATTACGAGTGGGCGCTGGGATATGAAAAACGGTTCGGGCTGGTCGATGTAGATTTCGAGACGCTGGAAAGAAGGCCAAAGGACTCCTACCGCGCGTTGCAGGCCGCATTGGTCCGGGATCAGTCTGGTTGA
- a CDS encoding (2Fe-2S)-binding protein, with product MRTADPQTIITPGKIYHALGKSADCGGCMPLFLDTMRADDNLKVPMQLRSLRSEVSQEKAHEGRSQGHRIPQQISAA from the coding sequence ATGCGCACGGCAGACCCACAGACCATCATCACTCCCGGCAAGATCTATCATGCCCTTGGCAAGTCAGCGGATTGCGGCGGATGTATGCCGCTTTTCCTAGACACAATGCGCGCAGACGATAATCTTAAAGTCCCCATGCAGCTTCGGTCATTGCGATCCGAAGTATCACAGGAGAAAGCACATGAAGGGCGATCCCAAGGTCATAGAATACCTCAACAAATCTCTGCGGCATGA
- a CDS encoding imelysin family protein yields the protein MTRLFNAASALTLCIASTAVAEAPSKADVLTTYSNIAEAKYDDSLIAAKKLQAAVNALIADPSDATLNTARAAWIAARVPYQQTEVYRFGNAIVDDWEGKVNAWPLDEGMIDYVDSSYGGPSDENEFAALNVIANPSFDLSGETIDASEITPALLSDTLHEADGIEANVATGYHAIEFLLWGQDLNGHGTGAGSRPYTDYLVGDGCTGGNCDRRAQYLKAATDLLISDLEWMTAQWTEDGDARAALAANETAGVSAILTGMGSLSYGEQAGERMRLGLMLNDPEEEQDCFSDNTHNSHYYDGLGIQNVYLGSYTRIDGTPVSGASLSDLVTAADPTLDTEMKAKLANTMLALGRIKSTAEAGFAYDQMLERGNEGGEALIMGGVNGLVDQTKTIERIVTVLELEQIDFEGSDSLDNPGAVFQ from the coding sequence ATGACCAGATTGTTCAACGCGGCCAGTGCCCTGACCTTGTGTATCGCAAGTACAGCTGTCGCCGAGGCCCCGTCCAAAGCCGATGTTCTGACCACATATTCCAATATCGCCGAAGCCAAATATGACGACAGTCTGATTGCAGCAAAGAAACTGCAAGCTGCCGTCAACGCCCTCATTGCTGACCCGTCCGATGCCACTCTGAACACAGCCCGTGCCGCATGGATCGCCGCGCGCGTGCCGTATCAGCAGACCGAGGTTTATCGCTTTGGCAACGCCATCGTCGACGATTGGGAAGGCAAGGTGAACGCATGGCCTCTGGACGAGGGCATGATAGACTATGTGGATTCCTCCTACGGAGGCCCCAGCGATGAGAACGAGTTTGCGGCGCTGAACGTCATCGCCAACCCCAGCTTTGATCTGTCTGGCGAGACCATCGACGCAAGCGAAATCACCCCTGCCCTGCTGTCGGATACGCTGCACGAGGCTGACGGGATCGAGGCGAACGTCGCCACCGGCTATCACGCCATCGAATTCCTGCTGTGGGGTCAGGACCTGAACGGCCACGGCACGGGCGCAGGAAGTCGTCCTTATACCGATTATCTAGTTGGTGACGGCTGTACAGGTGGCAACTGCGATCGCCGCGCCCAGTATCTGAAAGCGGCAACCGATCTGCTGATCAGTGATCTGGAATGGATGACTGCCCAGTGGACCGAAGATGGTGACGCACGTGCCGCTCTTGCCGCAAATGAAACTGCTGGCGTTAGTGCGATCCTAACCGGCATGGGTTCGCTGTCCTACGGCGAGCAGGCTGGTGAGCGTATGCGCCTCGGCCTGATGTTGAACGACCCCGAGGAAGAGCAGGACTGCTTCTCGGACAACACCCACAACAGCCATTACTATGACGGCCTGGGCATCCAGAATGTGTATTTGGGCAGCTATACCCGCATCGATGGCACGCCTGTTTCGGGTGCATCCCTATCGGATCTGGTGACCGCAGCCGATCCGACGCTTGATACAGAGATGAAAGCCAAGCTGGCCAACACCATGCTGGCGCTAGGCCGTATCAAATCAACCGCCGAAGCGGGTTTTGCGTATGACCAGATGCTGGAACGCGGCAATGAAGGTGGCGAAGCGCTGATTATGGGTGGCGTCAATGGACTGGTCGATCAAACCAAGACCATCGAACGCATCGTGACCGTGCTGGAGCTTGAGCAGATCGATTTTGAAGGCTCGGACAGCCTGGATAACCCTGGCGCGGTATTCCAATAG